Proteins encoded within one genomic window of Bemisia tabaci chromosome 2, PGI_BMITA_v3:
- the LOC109043588 gene encoding uncharacterized protein isoform X1, translating into MRPFHIFFLACVCYEAASTHAATHFSKETSGIGATEPRSFFHNFHINYPYLWNTWSLLPNRPRGQNEDLSSSQTNVNNLGAASNGHLGIGLTIDYGKRTEAGLSQAATDTTQETINDTDAPISVTETGAGAGLEAPSKTRATTTETPSNFNKDATNPQPIIILDAATFLALNRDQIQAPQPTVNLHQTGSVAASEKIEHTEYPDPQLLSLPSSPFVSESRVNFSSGNLVFQVETKNYSSDLGLRTESIAKHPENTANFDIIAAPSNVAANYTPSENTSNINAVKSEVLVSENDVTVSSSTTITPALKDDVAKESETTSKNETGVEKDLSAGPEEGKKKPSVLPTSSTISPIPTSKTSGPPLLIRAHYYPVSGNFWYPHNGPYHSYTTEYAPPPQVYQEPQAYQSPQVFFTNGYSATSQYDRPAELYGRPQKPIFTPAAAAPADGYGEASFYNYKPATKPVYLTKGTTPYRGVTIYLESEPEPTTPVPSTVFSASEVTTEKPSINSWFRPPQFISNIISVLHKDNVGKPRDKVKPTPTPKPPSRAFH; encoded by the exons ATGCGTCCTTTCCACATTTTCTTCTTG GCTTGCGTGTGCTACGAAGCCGCATCCACACATGCTGCGACACACTTTTCCAAGGAGACGTCAGGAATTGGAGCGACCGAACCAAGAAGCTTCTTCCACAATTTCCATATCAACTACCCTTATCTATGGAACACTTGGAGTCTGTTGCCAAACCGACCAAGAGGCCAGAATGAAGATCTCTCGAGCAGTCAGACCAACGTCAACAATCTCGGTGCAGCCAGTAACGGACACTTGGGAATCGG GCTAACCATAGATTACGGTAAACGCACAGAGGCCGGTCTAAGCCAAGCCGCCACGGACACGACCCAAGAAACAATCAACGACACCGACGCTCCCATCTCCGTGACAGAAACAGGCGCGGGCGCGGGCTtagaagcgccttcaaaaacCAGAGCTACCACCACCGAGACACCGAGCAACTTCAACAAAGATGCAACTAACCCGCAGCCCATCATCATCCTCGACGCTGCCACATTTCTGGCGCTGAACCGCGATCAGATCCAAGCCCCTCAACCAACAGTGAACCTTCATCAAACCGG CAGCGTCGCCGCTAGCGAGAAAATCGAACACACCGAATACCCGGATCCGCAATTGTTGTCGCTTCCCAGTTCCCCATTTGTCTCCGAGTCGCGCGTCAATTTCTCGTCAGGGAACCTCGTTTTCCAGGTCGAGACCAAGAACTACTCCTCCGATCTAGGCCTGAGGACCGAATCGATTGCTAAACACCCCGAGAACACAGCTAATTTCGACATCATCGCAGCGCCCTCCAACGTGGCGGCGAATTACACCCCCTCGGAGAACACCTCAAATATAAACGCGGTAAAAAGCGAGGTCTTAGTTTCAGAGAATGACGTCACAGTATCCTCATCAACCACCATAACCCCCGCGCTTAAAGATGACGTCGCCAAGGAGTCAGAGACCACCAGCAAAAACGAGACCGGAGTGGAGAAAGATCTTTCAGCTGGACCCGAAGAAGGGAAGAAGAAGCCGTCTGTATTGCCTACATCGTCAACTATATCCCCGATTCCGACGTCCAAGACGTCGGGGCCACCGCTTCTGATCCGGGCGCACTACTACCCGGTCTCCGGCAACTTCTGGTACCCGCACAACGGCCCGTACCACTCCTACACAACGGAGTACGCGCCGCCGCCGCAAGTGTACCAGGAGCCCCAGGCGTACCAGAGCCCGCAGGTCTTCTTCACGAACGGCTACTCGGCGACGTCGCAGTACGACCGACCGGCGGAGCTCTACGGGAGGCCGCAGAAGCCGATCTTCACGCCGGCCGCGGCAGCGCCGGCGGACGGCTACGGCGAAGCCTCCTTCTACAACTACAAGCCGGCGACGAAGCCGGTGTACCTGACCAAGGGCACGACCCCGTACCGGGGGGTGACCATCTACCTCGAGTCGGAGCCGGAACCGACGACCCCGGTCCCGTCGACCGTGTTCTCGGCCAGCGAGGTGACGACCGAGAAGCCGAGCATCAACTCCTGGTTCCGGCCCCCGCAGTTCATCAGCAATATCATCAGCGTCCTCCACAAGGATAACGTCGGGAAACCCAGGGATAAGGTCAAGCCTACGCCTACGCCGAAGCCTCCCAGTCGAGCGTTTCATTGA
- the LOC109043588 gene encoding uncharacterized protein isoform X2, translating into MRPFHIFFLACVCYEAASTHAATHFSKETSGIGATEPRSFFHNFHINYPYLWNTWSLLPNRPRGQNEDLSSSQTNVNNLGAASNGHLGIGLTIDYGKRTEAGLSQAATDTTQETINDTDAPISVTETGAGAGLEAPSKTRATTTETPSNFNKDATNPQPIIILDAATFLALNRDQIQAPQPTVNLHQTGVAASEKIEHTEYPDPQLLSLPSSPFVSESRVNFSSGNLVFQVETKNYSSDLGLRTESIAKHPENTANFDIIAAPSNVAANYTPSENTSNINAVKSEVLVSENDVTVSSSTTITPALKDDVAKESETTSKNETGVEKDLSAGPEEGKKKPSVLPTSSTISPIPTSKTSGPPLLIRAHYYPVSGNFWYPHNGPYHSYTTEYAPPPQVYQEPQAYQSPQVFFTNGYSATSQYDRPAELYGRPQKPIFTPAAAAPADGYGEASFYNYKPATKPVYLTKGTTPYRGVTIYLESEPEPTTPVPSTVFSASEVTTEKPSINSWFRPPQFISNIISVLHKDNVGKPRDKVKPTPTPKPPSRAFH; encoded by the exons ATGCGTCCTTTCCACATTTTCTTCTTG GCTTGCGTGTGCTACGAAGCCGCATCCACACATGCTGCGACACACTTTTCCAAGGAGACGTCAGGAATTGGAGCGACCGAACCAAGAAGCTTCTTCCACAATTTCCATATCAACTACCCTTATCTATGGAACACTTGGAGTCTGTTGCCAAACCGACCAAGAGGCCAGAATGAAGATCTCTCGAGCAGTCAGACCAACGTCAACAATCTCGGTGCAGCCAGTAACGGACACTTGGGAATCGG GCTAACCATAGATTACGGTAAACGCACAGAGGCCGGTCTAAGCCAAGCCGCCACGGACACGACCCAAGAAACAATCAACGACACCGACGCTCCCATCTCCGTGACAGAAACAGGCGCGGGCGCGGGCTtagaagcgccttcaaaaacCAGAGCTACCACCACCGAGACACCGAGCAACTTCAACAAAGATGCAACTAACCCGCAGCCCATCATCATCCTCGACGCTGCCACATTTCTGGCGCTGAACCGCGATCAGATCCAAGCCCCTCAACCAACAGTGAACCTTCATCAAACCGG CGTCGCCGCTAGCGAGAAAATCGAACACACCGAATACCCGGATCCGCAATTGTTGTCGCTTCCCAGTTCCCCATTTGTCTCCGAGTCGCGCGTCAATTTCTCGTCAGGGAACCTCGTTTTCCAGGTCGAGACCAAGAACTACTCCTCCGATCTAGGCCTGAGGACCGAATCGATTGCTAAACACCCCGAGAACACAGCTAATTTCGACATCATCGCAGCGCCCTCCAACGTGGCGGCGAATTACACCCCCTCGGAGAACACCTCAAATATAAACGCGGTAAAAAGCGAGGTCTTAGTTTCAGAGAATGACGTCACAGTATCCTCATCAACCACCATAACCCCCGCGCTTAAAGATGACGTCGCCAAGGAGTCAGAGACCACCAGCAAAAACGAGACCGGAGTGGAGAAAGATCTTTCAGCTGGACCCGAAGAAGGGAAGAAGAAGCCGTCTGTATTGCCTACATCGTCAACTATATCCCCGATTCCGACGTCCAAGACGTCGGGGCCACCGCTTCTGATCCGGGCGCACTACTACCCGGTCTCCGGCAACTTCTGGTACCCGCACAACGGCCCGTACCACTCCTACACAACGGAGTACGCGCCGCCGCCGCAAGTGTACCAGGAGCCCCAGGCGTACCAGAGCCCGCAGGTCTTCTTCACGAACGGCTACTCGGCGACGTCGCAGTACGACCGACCGGCGGAGCTCTACGGGAGGCCGCAGAAGCCGATCTTCACGCCGGCCGCGGCAGCGCCGGCGGACGGCTACGGCGAAGCCTCCTTCTACAACTACAAGCCGGCGACGAAGCCGGTGTACCTGACCAAGGGCACGACCCCGTACCGGGGGGTGACCATCTACCTCGAGTCGGAGCCGGAACCGACGACCCCGGTCCCGTCGACCGTGTTCTCGGCCAGCGAGGTGACGACCGAGAAGCCGAGCATCAACTCCTGGTTCCGGCCCCCGCAGTTCATCAGCAATATCATCAGCGTCCTCCACAAGGATAACGTCGGGAAACCCAGGGATAAGGTCAAGCCTACGCCTACGCCGAAGCCTCCCAGTCGAGCGTTTCATTGA